The Nitrosomonas communis genome has a segment encoding these proteins:
- a CDS encoding DUF4224 domain-containing protein codes for MQIEFLRDRGIAFIVNGAGRPIVAKTAWTGQPAPQINKKWQPNFAG; via the coding sequence TTGCAGATTGAATTCTTGAGAGATCGCGGCATTGCATTTATCGTAAATGGAGCGGGACGACCTATTGTAGCCAAAACAGCATGGACAGGTCAGCCAGCGCCACAGATTAATAAAAAATGGCAGCCTAATTTTGCTGGGTAA
- a CDS encoding tyrosine-type recombinase/integrase codes for MGRLPYAHKNLPRRMRARKRGKSIYYFYDAGGKPRKEIPLGKDYAMAVKKWAELEIDAKPIHHQVMTFRYVAERYIKEVLPTKAPATQKDNLRELQMLYKFFDNPPAPLDEIEPIHIRQYIDMRTQSGAAVRAKREKALFSHIFNKAREWGYTSRPNPCAGIRGAKEKGRKSVYITDRMYSDVYDAAEQPLKDAMDLAYLTGQRPSDVLKMTERDIDDGALCVVQNKTGAKLRIIIEGELTTLLARISARKASYKVISMHLIVNETGQPIKLRALQDQFHKARDKAGVDKDSFQFRDLRAKAGTDKTESSGDIRQAQKQLGHSNITTTEHYIRGRKGEKVKPTK; via the coding sequence ATGGGGAGACTTCCTTACGCTCATAAAAATTTGCCTAGACGCATGCGAGCCAGAAAGCGTGGCAAGTCTATCTATTATTTTTATGATGCTGGCGGCAAACCACGCAAAGAGATACCGCTTGGTAAAGATTACGCAATGGCAGTCAAAAAGTGGGCTGAATTAGAGATTGATGCCAAGCCTATCCATCACCAGGTGATGACGTTTCGGTACGTTGCAGAGCGGTATATCAAGGAAGTATTGCCGACCAAAGCGCCTGCGACACAGAAGGATAACCTTCGCGAATTGCAGATGCTGTATAAATTCTTCGACAATCCCCCTGCCCCACTTGACGAAATAGAGCCGATCCATATCAGGCAGTACATTGATATGCGAACGCAATCAGGTGCAGCTGTCAGGGCAAAAAGAGAAAAGGCTTTATTTAGTCACATATTCAATAAAGCACGTGAGTGGGGATACACATCACGTCCCAATCCTTGCGCTGGAATCCGTGGCGCAAAAGAGAAAGGAAGGAAAAGCGTTTATATCACTGATCGCATGTATAGCGATGTGTATGACGCAGCCGAGCAACCACTTAAAGATGCAATGGATTTAGCTTATCTAACCGGTCAGCGCCCATCTGACGTTCTCAAAATGACAGAGAGAGATATAGACGATGGAGCGCTGTGTGTTGTCCAGAACAAAACGGGCGCAAAGCTTAGGATCATCATTGAGGGTGAGCTGACAACATTATTGGCTAGGATATCCGCAAGGAAAGCTAGCTATAAAGTGATAAGCATGCATCTAATTGTTAATGAAACAGGACAACCAATCAAGTTAAGGGCGCTGCAAGATCAGTTCCATAAGGCGCGTGATAAGGCCGGGGTAGATAAGGACTCGTTCCAATTTAGGGATTTGAGGGCAAAAGCTGGAACTGATAAAACAGAATCATCTGGTGATATCAGACAAGCTCAGAAGCAACTTGGGCACTCTAATATCACAACGACTGAGCATTATATTCGTGGTAGAAAAGGCGAGAAAGTTAAACCAACAAAATGA
- the queA gene encoding tRNA preQ1(34) S-adenosylmethionine ribosyltransferase-isomerase QueA: MKIQDFDFFLPNDLIAQFPPQHRVDSRLLYLDSPSNKFQDALFVDLTTYLRAGDVIVFNNTRVIKARLWGSKQTGGKIEVMVERVLDSHHVLAMIRASHAPKIGSSLLLGNKINAVVQGHEQNLYILHFAHELPVIELLEQYGNLPLPPYIERQATQLDEERYQTIFAKEMGAVAAPTAGLHFDETMLAKLHELGVIIAYVTLHVGAGTFQPVRTDNILNHQMHTEIYHIPAETIDAIQQAKQIGNRVLAVGSTSLRALEACANANNGELKSGHGETNLFITPGFNFRIVDRLLTNFHLPRSTLLMMVSAFAGMENIRCAYQHAISQRYHFFSYGDAMLIEKKYEI; encoded by the coding sequence ATGAAAATTCAGGATTTTGATTTTTTTCTACCCAATGATTTGATTGCGCAGTTTCCGCCTCAGCATCGAGTAGACAGCCGCCTGCTCTATTTGGATAGTCCGAGTAACAAATTTCAAGATGCATTATTCGTTGATCTAACAACATACCTGCGCGCTGGTGATGTGATTGTTTTTAATAATACTCGAGTCATCAAAGCGCGACTATGGGGTAGCAAGCAGACTGGTGGCAAGATAGAAGTAATGGTAGAACGAGTGCTTGATTCTCATCATGTTTTGGCAATGATACGTGCCAGCCATGCTCCCAAAATCGGATCAAGTTTATTGCTGGGGAACAAAATTAACGCAGTTGTTCAAGGGCATGAACAAAATTTATATATACTGCACTTCGCACATGAACTTCCAGTCATTGAATTACTGGAGCAATACGGTAATCTGCCATTACCACCTTATATTGAGCGACAAGCCACCCAGCTGGATGAAGAACGTTATCAGACGATTTTTGCAAAAGAGATGGGTGCTGTCGCTGCGCCTACCGCAGGGCTACATTTTGATGAAACAATGCTAGCAAAATTGCATGAATTGGGGGTAATCATCGCCTATGTAACGTTACATGTCGGCGCTGGAACATTTCAACCTGTTCGAACTGATAATATATTGAATCATCAAATGCACACAGAGATTTATCACATACCAGCAGAAACGATCGATGCCATTCAACAAGCCAAGCAGATCGGCAATCGCGTGCTAGCAGTCGGCAGCACCTCCCTGCGTGCTTTGGAAGCTTGTGCTAACGCCAATAATGGGGAACTAAAGTCAGGGCATGGTGAAACCAACCTTTTTATTACACCTGGTTTTAACTTCCGCATCGTGGATCGATTGCTTACTAACTTCCATTTACCACGCTCTACCTTACTTATGATGGTATCTGCTTTTGCCGGCATGGAAAATATTCGTTGCGCCTATCAGCATGCCATTAGCCAACGCTATCACTTCTTTAGTTATGGTGATGCCATGCTTATCGAAAAAAAGTATGAAATTTGA
- the tgt gene encoding tRNA guanosine(34) transglycosylase Tgt has translation MKFELHHIDNKARRGTLTLAHGKVETPAFMPVGTYGAVKTVSPSELQEINAKIILGNTFHLWLRPGLDVIETHGGLHRFMGWNGPILTDSGGFQVFSLGKLRKINEKGVAFRSPVNGDMCFLTPEESMRIQRILNSDIVMIFDECTPYPVDIPIAKTSMELSLRWAERSKRAHDGNSNALFGIVQGGMHENLRDQSLAGLQQIGFDGYAIGGLSVGEPKADMQRILTYVAPQLPPDKPRYLMGVGTPADIVHAVAQGIDMFDCVLPTRNARNGWLYTRNGIIKLRNSRYRLDTSSPDEQCPCYTCRHFTRAYLHHLQRTNEILGARLNTLHNLYYYQQLMSDIRTAIELGQFEQYEREFQA, from the coding sequence ATGAAATTTGAACTGCATCACATTGATAATAAAGCCAGACGGGGAACATTGACACTTGCCCACGGTAAAGTGGAAACACCTGCTTTCATGCCGGTAGGAACATATGGAGCAGTCAAAACTGTATCACCGAGTGAATTACAGGAAATTAATGCAAAAATAATATTAGGCAATACTTTCCATTTATGGTTACGCCCTGGTTTAGACGTTATTGAAACACATGGAGGGCTACACCGCTTCATGGGATGGAATGGTCCCATACTCACTGATTCAGGCGGCTTCCAGGTTTTTAGTCTCGGTAAATTGCGTAAAATCAACGAGAAAGGCGTCGCATTCCGCTCACCGGTAAATGGTGATATGTGTTTCTTAACGCCTGAAGAATCCATGCGTATTCAGCGTATACTCAACTCTGATATTGTCATGATTTTTGATGAATGCACCCCCTATCCAGTTGATATTCCGATTGCAAAAACCTCTATGGAACTTAGCTTACGTTGGGCGGAGCGATCAAAACGTGCCCACGATGGCAATTCCAATGCACTTTTTGGTATTGTTCAGGGGGGAATGCATGAAAATTTGCGTGACCAGTCTCTCGCTGGTTTACAGCAGATAGGTTTTGATGGTTACGCTATTGGCGGACTGTCTGTAGGTGAACCCAAAGCAGACATGCAGCGTATACTTACGTATGTTGCACCACAATTACCACCTGATAAACCCCGATACTTGATGGGAGTGGGTACGCCAGCAGATATTGTCCATGCAGTCGCACAAGGCATTGATATGTTTGACTGTGTTTTACCGACACGCAATGCGCGCAATGGCTGGCTCTATACACGAAATGGCATTATTAAACTACGGAATAGTCGATATCGCCTGGATACCTCATCACCAGATGAACAATGTCCCTGCTATACTTGCCGTCATTTTACGCGTGCTTACTTACATCATTTACAACGAACAAACGAGATTCTTGGCGCACGCCTGAACACACTACATAACCTTTATTACTATCAGCAGCTCATGAGTGACATTCGCACAGCAATTGAGCTTGGCCAATTTGAGCAATACGAACGAGAATTTCAAGCATAA
- the yajC gene encoding preprotein translocase subunit YajC encodes MLISEAFAQAANGAQAEPSLMSLLPLIGILVIFYFLLIRPQSKRAKEQKLMREGLQKGDEIIISGGELGRVTSVGENYIMVEIAPSVEITVLKAGVQTLLPKGTLKSIDTGKSNRALKTNKLQKASDTQESSDENMSVAPLNESQKESSDKSGKIQ; translated from the coding sequence ATGTTGATTAGTGAAGCCTTTGCTCAAGCTGCTAATGGCGCTCAAGCTGAACCAAGCTTAATGAGTCTCCTGCCGTTAATTGGGATTCTTGTTATTTTTTATTTTTTATTGATTCGCCCACAATCTAAGCGCGCCAAGGAACAAAAGTTAATGAGAGAAGGATTGCAAAAAGGCGATGAAATTATCATTAGTGGGGGCGAACTAGGTCGTGTTACGAGTGTGGGAGAAAACTATATTATGGTGGAAATAGCACCCAGTGTGGAAATTACAGTCCTCAAGGCTGGCGTACAGACCTTATTGCCCAAAGGAACGCTAAAAAGTATCGATACCGGCAAAAGTAATAGAGCGCTTAAAACTAACAAATTGCAAAAAGCAAGCGACACTCAAGAAAGTAGCGATGAGAATATGAGCGTAGCACCGCTTAACGAGTCGCAAAAAGAAAGTAGCGACAAAAGCGGAAAAATCCAATAA
- the secD gene encoding protein translocase subunit SecD has product MNRYPLWKNLIIAITLLVGLLYTLPNFYGESPAIQISPLRITAEAGLPLLQKVEGTLKKHGLINEGTLVEGNSIKIRFADTDVQIKARDILQSELGTDYIVALNLIPNSPEWLNSLGGLPMYLGLDLRGGVHFLLQTDMDGALSKALDRYSSDIRSTLREQKISSAGLDRQDSQLIIKFRDELLRSKAEAELKKIYSDLDVRTQDTGRDFRLLVSIKPEAQTRMQSATIQQNISTLRNRVNELGVAEPVIQQAGTDRVIVQLPGVQDTAKAKDILGRTATLEIRMVDDENDIDAALRGQIPFGTELLTERDGGAILVKKQILLTGDRITDAQPGFDSDNQPAVHVTLDSNGARIFKQLTRNNVGKRMAILLVEKNRAEVVTAPVIREEIGGGRVQISGRMSSMEARDVALLLRAGALAAPMEIIEERTVGPSLGADNISRGFNSTLFGFLAVAIFIMLYYRAIGVISILALGANLLLLISLLSILQATLTLPGMAAIALTVGMAIDANVLINERIRDELRNGLTPQLAISAGYERAFGTIVDSNITTLIAGIALFAFGSGPVKGFAVVLCLGILTSVFTAVTVSRAMVNLIYGGHRKLEKISIGTVWKPKAVKR; this is encoded by the coding sequence ATGAACCGCTATCCTCTCTGGAAAAATTTAATTATTGCGATTACGCTTCTTGTTGGGTTGCTTTATACCTTACCCAATTTTTATGGCGAATCACCCGCAATACAAATTTCACCGCTGCGAATTACAGCAGAGGCTGGCTTACCACTATTACAGAAAGTAGAAGGTACGCTTAAAAAACATGGCCTCATCAATGAAGGAACACTTGTCGAGGGAAATAGTATCAAAATTCGTTTTGCTGATACGGATGTTCAAATTAAGGCAAGAGATATTCTGCAATCGGAGCTTGGCACCGATTACATTGTAGCGCTCAATCTTATTCCAAATTCTCCAGAATGGTTGAATAGTCTAGGTGGATTACCCATGTATCTAGGGCTTGATTTACGCGGCGGAGTCCATTTTTTGCTGCAAACAGATATGGATGGAGCATTATCCAAAGCGCTGGATCGCTATAGCAGCGATATTCGCAGCACCTTACGTGAACAGAAAATATCATCTGCTGGCCTTGATCGACAAGATTCACAACTCATCATCAAATTCAGAGATGAGCTATTACGTTCAAAAGCTGAAGCCGAACTCAAGAAAATATATTCTGATCTGGATGTGCGCACCCAGGATACAGGAAGAGATTTTCGCCTGCTCGTATCGATTAAGCCAGAAGCACAAACACGTATGCAAAGTGCCACCATACAACAAAACATTTCTACGTTGCGTAATCGTGTAAATGAGCTCGGTGTCGCAGAGCCTGTTATTCAGCAAGCTGGTACCGATCGTGTCATCGTGCAATTACCTGGCGTTCAAGATACGGCCAAAGCAAAAGATATTCTAGGAAGAACAGCGACTCTGGAAATCAGGATGGTAGATGATGAAAACGACATTGACGCAGCGTTAAGGGGGCAGATTCCATTTGGTACCGAGCTTCTTACTGAACGTGATGGCGGCGCAATTCTGGTAAAAAAGCAAATATTATTGACCGGTGATCGTATTACGGATGCACAACCCGGGTTTGATAGCGACAATCAACCAGCTGTTCACGTTACCCTTGACAGCAATGGTGCACGCATTTTCAAGCAACTGACACGGAATAATGTCGGCAAACGTATGGCAATTTTACTTGTTGAGAAAAATCGTGCAGAGGTTGTCACTGCACCTGTCATTCGCGAGGAAATCGGCGGTGGACGTGTTCAGATAAGTGGTCGAATGAGCAGTATGGAAGCTCGTGATGTTGCTCTATTATTACGAGCTGGTGCATTAGCTGCGCCAATGGAAATTATTGAAGAACGCACGGTAGGGCCTAGTCTGGGTGCTGACAATATCAGCAGAGGATTCAACTCGACATTGTTTGGTTTTCTAGCAGTAGCCATTTTCATCATGCTTTACTATAGAGCAATTGGCGTGATTTCTATTCTTGCACTTGGGGCAAATCTTTTATTGCTGATCAGCCTTCTTTCCATTTTGCAAGCGACACTAACCCTTCCTGGAATGGCTGCAATTGCACTTACAGTCGGCATGGCGATTGATGCCAATGTTCTTATAAATGAGCGTATTCGTGATGAGCTTCGTAATGGCTTAACGCCACAACTCGCCATCAGTGCTGGCTACGAGCGAGCGTTTGGAACTATTGTAGATTCAAATATCACCACACTCATTGCAGGGATTGCATTATTTGCTTTTGGTTCAGGTCCAGTTAAAGGATTTGCAGTCGTACTTTGTTTGGGTATTCTAACTTCTGTATTCACAGCAGTAACTGTATCTCGTGCGATGGTCAACCTGATATATGGTGGGCATCGTAAATTGGAAAAAATTTCAATTGGTACCGTCTGGAAACCCAAAGCAGTAAAGCGTTAA
- the secF gene encoding protein translocase subunit SecF — MEFFKFERDIPFMSWGKYTTTISLLTFAISLFFIVTKGLNLGVDFTGGTVLEVSYAQPANLDRIRSIFVTLGIPDASVQNFGTSRDVLIRLPAKHQLSSAKLSETVIASLKELDESIQIRRVEFVGPQVGDELLENGALALLFVSLGIVAYLAMRFEWKFGVAGIIANLHDVIIILGFFAYFQWEFSLTVLAAILAVLGYSVNESVVVFDRIRENFRKMRKAPATQIINNAITRTMSRTIITHGSTEAVVVSMLLFGGETLYYFALALTIGILFGIYSSVLVASPLLMLLGVKREDLVKPEKKQQEEALP; from the coding sequence ATGGAATTTTTTAAATTTGAACGTGATATTCCCTTTATGAGTTGGGGAAAATATACAACTACTATTTCATTATTGACTTTTGCTATCTCGCTTTTTTTTATTGTTACAAAAGGATTAAACTTAGGGGTTGATTTTACCGGTGGAACGGTTCTTGAAGTAAGTTATGCGCAACCCGCTAATCTCGATAGAATTAGATCAATCTTTGTTACACTCGGAATACCTGATGCTTCAGTACAAAATTTTGGTACTTCTCGCGATGTATTGATTCGATTACCAGCTAAGCATCAGCTTTCTAGCGCTAAACTATCAGAAACTGTAATAGCTTCCCTTAAAGAATTAGATGAATCTATACAAATACGTCGAGTGGAATTTGTCGGCCCTCAGGTAGGCGATGAATTACTAGAAAATGGCGCATTAGCTTTACTGTTTGTATCGCTTGGCATCGTGGCGTATCTAGCAATGCGCTTTGAATGGAAATTCGGTGTTGCTGGTATTATCGCAAATTTGCATGATGTGATTATTATTTTAGGTTTTTTTGCTTACTTTCAATGGGAGTTTTCCCTTACCGTTCTTGCTGCAATCCTGGCTGTTCTCGGCTACTCAGTAAATGAATCCGTTGTTGTATTTGATCGCATTCGAGAAAATTTTCGTAAGATGCGTAAGGCACCAGCAACTCAAATTATTAATAATGCTATAACGCGAACAATGTCTCGTACCATTATTACTCACGGCAGCACAGAGGCAGTGGTTGTATCTATGCTTCTTTTTGGTGGTGAGACCTTGTATTATTTTGCACTGGCATTAACCATCGGTATTTTGTTTGGCATTTACTCTTCTGTGCTCGTTGCAAGTCCACTTCTGATGTTACTAGGGGTCAAACGCGAGGATTTAGTAAAACCTGAGAAAAAGCAACAAGAAGAGGCTCTACCATAA
- a CDS encoding LPXTG cell wall anchor domain-containing protein — MKSIYKSMLLVALGMMYSMQLSAHGGLSLAEDMCKLTIGPYTMHFTGYQPESTQEQEFCEDIPMTGRTVVALDYINEELRPMTTEVRIIRDTGSEENPDAATIFHIPPKVYSNGSVTFEHTFPEPGKFVGLVTVRGDKEEYVSRFPFAVGTGGKSNLPYIIGVILLAVAAAFFLMRGKKNKAATA, encoded by the coding sequence ATGAAATCTATCTATAAATCAATGTTACTGGTTGCATTAGGCATGATGTATTCCATGCAGCTGTCTGCGCATGGTGGACTGTCACTGGCTGAGGATATGTGCAAGCTTACGATCGGGCCTTACACCATGCATTTTACGGGTTACCAGCCTGAGAGCACGCAAGAGCAGGAGTTTTGTGAAGATATTCCCATGACAGGCCGCACCGTGGTGGCACTGGATTACATCAATGAGGAGCTGCGGCCTATGACCACCGAAGTGCGCATCATACGGGATACCGGGTCAGAAGAGAATCCGGATGCCGCAACCATCTTTCATATACCACCGAAAGTCTATTCGAATGGATCGGTGACCTTTGAGCATACCTTTCCGGAGCCAGGCAAATTTGTAGGACTGGTCACAGTAAGAGGTGACAAGGAAGAATATGTTTCACGCTTTCCGTTTGCTGTGGGAACAGGTGGAAAATCGAACCTGCCTTATATCATCGGTGTCATCCTGCTGGCAGTGGCTGCTGCCTTCTTCTTGATGCGCGGCAAAAAGAATAAAGCAGCAACAGCTTAG
- a CDS encoding methane monooxygenase/ammonia monooxygenase subunit B, which produces MAAHGERSQEPFLRMRTVQWYDIKWSPEVTKVNDSATIKGKFHLAEDWPRAAAKPDRSFFNVGSPSPVFVRMSTRINGQPWFIAGPLEIGRDYEVEVNLRARIPGRHHMHAMLNVKDAGPIAGPGAWMNITGSWDDFTNPVKLLTGETVDTETFNFANGMTWHIIWMTLACFWIGIFVARPMFLPRSRVLLAYGDDPLVDPLDTKLAWGVAIATIALVWGGYRYTETKHPYTVPIQAGESKVAPLPVAPNPVAIRVTYANYDVPGRALRVTMEVTNNGDSPVTFGEFTTAGIRFINSTGRQYLDPSYPRELIAIGLTFDDESAIQPGETKEIKMEAKDALWEIQRLMALLGDPESRFGGLLMSWDENGNRHINSIAGAVIPVFTKL; this is translated from the coding sequence GTGGCAGCCCACGGGGAACGTTCGCAAGAACCTTTCTTGCGGATGCGTACGGTACAATGGTATGACATCAAATGGTCACCAGAAGTCACCAAAGTCAATGACTCTGCCACGATCAAGGGTAAATTCCACCTGGCTGAGGATTGGCCGCGTGCAGCAGCTAAGCCAGATCGATCCTTCTTCAACGTAGGTAGCCCAAGCCCGGTGTTTGTGCGTATGAGCACCCGGATCAATGGCCAGCCCTGGTTCATCGCCGGGCCATTGGAAATTGGTCGTGACTATGAAGTTGAAGTCAACCTGAGAGCACGTATTCCAGGTCGTCATCACATGCATGCGATGTTGAATGTGAAGGATGCTGGCCCGATCGCAGGACCCGGTGCATGGATGAATATCACAGGTAGCTGGGACGACTTTACCAACCCGGTCAAATTATTGACGGGCGAAACCGTTGATACCGAAACCTTCAACTTTGCCAATGGGATGACCTGGCACATTATCTGGATGACGTTAGCCTGCTTCTGGATCGGCATCTTTGTGGCACGTCCCATGTTCCTGCCACGTAGCCGTGTGTTGTTGGCTTATGGTGATGACCCGCTGGTGGATCCGCTGGACACAAAACTGGCCTGGGGTGTTGCCATTGCAACGATCGCATTGGTGTGGGGCGGCTATCGCTACACGGAAACTAAACATCCGTATACCGTGCCCATCCAGGCAGGTGAATCCAAAGTAGCGCCGTTGCCGGTTGCACCCAACCCAGTCGCTATTCGCGTAACTTACGCTAACTATGACGTACCGGGACGTGCACTGCGTGTGACTATGGAAGTGACTAACAATGGTGACAGCCCAGTCACATTTGGAGAATTCACCACAGCGGGTATTCGTTTCATCAACTCCACTGGCCGTCAATATCTTGATCCATCCTATCCACGGGAATTGATCGCAATCGGCTTGACGTTTGATGACGAATCAGCGATTCAACCTGGTGAAACTAAAGAAATCAAAATGGAAGCTAAGGACGCCTTATGGGAAATTCAACGTCTGATGGCGCTGTTGGGTGATCCGGAAAGCCGTTTTGGTGGTTTGTTGATGTCTTGGGATGAAAATGGAAATCGCCACATTAATAGTATTGCTGGTGCGGTTATCCCGGTCTTTACCAAGCTTTAA
- a CDS encoding methane monooxygenase/ammonia monooxygenase subunit A, with product MNESIVWVLIFIPVLFLFVPLLSKSEGYFADMFKTKDILQAAKMPPEAIHMSRSIDLIYFPILCILLVGTYHMHFMLLAGDWDFWMDWKDRQWWPVVTPIVGITYCSAIMYYLWVNYRQPFGATLCIVCLLVGEWLTRYWGFYWWSHYPLNFVTPGIMLPGALMLDITMYLTRNWLVTALVGGGFFGLLFYPGNWPIFGPTHLPVVADGVLLSMADFMGHLYVRTGTPEYVRNIEQGSLRTFGGHTTVIAAFFAAFVSMLMFVVWWYLGKIYCTAFYYVKGKRGRIVQRDDVTAFGEEGFAQGIK from the coding sequence ATGAATGAAAGTATAGTATGGGTACTAATATTCATACCTGTTTTGTTTCTATTTGTGCCATTGCTGTCAAAAAGTGAAGGCTACTTTGCAGATATGTTCAAAACCAAGGACATTCTGCAAGCTGCCAAGATGCCACCGGAAGCAATCCACATGTCGCGATCAATTGATCTGATTTATTTTCCGATTCTGTGCATACTGCTGGTTGGAACATACCACATGCATTTTATGTTGCTGGCAGGTGACTGGGATTTCTGGATGGATTGGAAAGACCGTCAATGGTGGCCGGTCGTGACCCCGATTGTAGGCATTACCTACTGTTCAGCCATCATGTATTACCTTTGGGTTAACTATCGTCAACCATTTGGCGCGACACTGTGTATCGTCTGTCTGCTGGTGGGAGAATGGCTAACACGTTACTGGGGTTTTTACTGGTGGTCGCACTATCCACTTAACTTCGTGACCCCTGGCATCATGCTCCCAGGCGCACTGATGCTGGATATCACTATGTATCTAACCCGTAACTGGCTGGTTACCGCGTTAGTCGGCGGTGGATTTTTTGGTTTGTTGTTTTATCCAGGAAACTGGCCAATTTTTGGACCCACCCATCTGCCAGTCGTAGCTGATGGTGTATTACTTTCAATGGCAGACTTCATGGGGCACCTGTATGTGCGTACCGGTACACCAGAATATGTCCGTAATATTGAGCAAGGCTCACTGCGTACCTTTGGTGGCCATACCACTGTCATTGCTGCCTTCTTTGCGGCGTTTGTATCTATGCTGATGTTCGTCGTCTGGTGGTATCTCGGTAAAATTTATTGCACAGCCTTCTACTATGTTAAAGGCAAAAGAGGACGTATCGTGCAAAGAGATGACGTTACCGCGTTTGGTGAAGAAGGTTTCGCACAGGGGATCAAATAA
- a CDS encoding methane monooxygenase/ammonia monooxygenase subunit C translates to MATTYGTGSAASSAQSYDTSVWYDSKWYKFGMATMLLVAIFWIWYQRTFAYSHGMDSMEPEFDRVWMGLWRVHMTIMPLFALITWGWIWKTRDTKEQLDNLDPKLEIKRYFYWMMWLGVYLFGVYWGGSFFTEQDASWHQVIIRDTSFTPSHVVVFYGSFPMYIVCGVASYLYAMTRLPLYSRGISFPLVLAIAGPLMILPNVGLNEWGHAFWFMEELFSAPLHWGFVILGWSGLFAGGIAAQIITRYSNLTDVVWNNANKEILNNRIVP, encoded by the coding sequence ATGGCAACAACATATGGAACGGGCAGCGCAGCGTCAAGCGCCCAAAGCTATGACACGTCGGTATGGTATGACTCAAAATGGTATAAATTTGGAATGGCTACCATGCTGCTGGTAGCGATATTCTGGATTTGGTATCAACGAACATTCGCGTATTCTCATGGTATGGACTCAATGGAGCCGGAATTTGATCGCGTATGGATGGGATTGTGGCGTGTTCACATGACTATTATGCCGTTATTTGCATTGATTACCTGGGGCTGGATTTGGAAAACCCGTGATACCAAAGAGCAACTGGACAATCTGGATCCAAAACTGGAAATCAAACGCTATTTTTACTGGATGATGTGGCTTGGTGTTTACCTCTTTGGCGTATACTGGGGTGGTAGCTTCTTCACCGAGCAAGATGCATCATGGCACCAGGTAATTATCCGGGATACTAGTTTTACTCCTAGCCATGTAGTCGTATTCTATGGTTCTTTCCCCATGTATATCGTATGTGGTGTGGCTTCATACCTGTACGCAATGACTCGCCTGCCTTTATACAGCAGAGGGATTTCCTTCCCACTGGTGTTGGCCATTGCAGGTCCGCTCATGATTCTGCCAAACGTAGGCTTGAATGAATGGGGTCATGCATTCTGGTTCATGGAAGAACTCTTCAGTGCACCATTGCATTGGGGCTTTGTGATTCTGGGCTGGTCGGGATTATTCGCAGGCGGTATTGCAGCTCAGATCATCACCCGTTACTCCAATCTGACAGACGTGGTTTGGAACAACGCTAACAAGGAAATCCTTAACAACCGGATTGTTCCTTAA
- a CDS encoding helix-turn-helix domain containing protein, whose amino-acid sequence MKHCQKFTREQRYQFYGLRKAGFKQRKIANEVGRNKSAFSRELRLNERQCGWHSKQAQELRYKRVRQKAKARGFGREDRDNSISKSRFTLSASFAVLFILSAICLRVMFDLEME is encoded by the coding sequence ATGAAGCATTGTCAGAAATTCACCCGAGAGCAACGCTATCAATTCTACGGGTTACGAAAAGCAGGCTTTAAGCAAAGAAAGATAGCGAATGAAGTTGGCAGGAATAAGTCTGCGTTCTCACGCGAACTCAGGCTTAATGAACGGCAATGCGGCTGGCATTCGAAGCAGGCGCAGGAATTACGATATAAACGAGTGAGGCAGAAAGCCAAAGCAAGGGGATTTGGCCGAGAAGATCGGGATAATTCCATTTCTAAATCAAGATTTACTTTGTCGGCTTCTTTTGCCGTATTATTTATACTATCTGCGATTTGCCTTCGCGTCATGTTTGATTTGGAAATGGAATAA